One genomic segment of Arachis duranensis cultivar V14167 chromosome 4, aradu.V14167.gnm2.J7QH, whole genome shotgun sequence includes these proteins:
- the LOC107482726 gene encoding glycosyltransferase BC10, whose translation MGRTRGGEGRDDSSAVGEKEKHTCLLRMAQMLSYLMVFAAGLMIGLTTCSQINGIFVSQRQQYSSINRGLPRPQPSNCSLNQPPRILLPPRPPLDPQDQFQCMDIDNFLHPTNLIHSMSDNELFWRASLLPKKEEYPYKRKPKVAFMFLTRGPLPMLPLWERFFLGHSNFFNIYIHAPPGYHLQVSNYSAFYGRQIPSKEVSWGTVTLADAERRLLANALLDFSNERFVLLSESCIPVYNFPTVYRYLIDSFHSFVESYDDPSRYGRGRYSRSMLPDIQLRHWRKGSQWFELNRVLAVYIVSDTRYYTLFRKYCKPACYPDEHYIQTFLNMFHGNLNSNRTVTWVDWSLGGPHPATYSRANITVNFLQAIRNNGTLCRYNSDMTSVCFLFARKFDHTALEPLLGLSSQVMNF comes from the exons ATGGGAAGAACTCGAGGAGGAGAGGGAAGGGATGATTCAAGCGCAGTTGGGGAAAAAGAGAAGCACACTTGTTTGCTTCGAATGGCTCAAATGCTTTCATATTTGATGGTTTTTGCAGCTGGTCTCATGATTGGCCTAACCACATGTTCCCAAATCAATGGAATCTTTGTTTCACAGAGACAACAATACTCTTCAATTAACCGCGGACTGCCGCGCCCCCAACCCAGTAATTGCAGCCTCAACCAACCGCCGCGGATTCTGCTTCCGCCGCGGCCTCCTCTTGATCCCCAGGATCAGTTCCAGTGCATGGATATTGACAACTTCCTGCATCCAACCAATCTCATCCATTCCATGTCGGATAATGAGCTCTTCTGGAGGGCTTCCTTGCTTCCCAAGAAAGAAGAGTACCCTTATAAGAGGAAGCCCAAAGTGGCTTTCATGTTCTTGACCAGGGGACCATTGCCTATGTTGCCACTCTGGGAGAGGTTCTTTCTTGGACATTCCAATTTCTTCAATATTTATATCCATGCTCCTCCCGGATATCACCTCCAGGTCTCCAATTATTCGGCTTTTTACGGCCGCCAGATTCCGAGCAAG GAAGTTTCATGGGGAACAGTAACCCTTGCTGATGCTGAGAGGCGCCTTTTGGCGAATGCACTGCTCGACTTTTCAAATGAGCGGTTTGTTCTTCTTTCGGAGAGTTGCATCCCGGTCTACAACTTCCCTACTGTGTACAGATACCTCATTGATTCCTTCCACAGCTTTGTTGAGTCATATGACGATCCTTCCCGTTACGGGCGTGGACGCTACAGCCGGAGTATGCTTCCTGATATTCAGCTTAGACACTGGCGGAAAGGGTCTCAGTGGTTCGAGCTTAACCGTGTTCTGGCTGTTTATATAGTGTCCGATACCCGATACTATACCCTCTTCCGCAAATACTGTAAACCTGCATGCTACCCAGATGAGCATTACATTCAAACTTTCCTTAACATGTTCCATGGCAATCTTAATTCTAACAGAACAGTGACATGGGTTGATTGGTCTCTGGGGGGACCCCATCCAGCAACCTATAGTAGAGCCAATATAACTGTAAACTTTCTTCAAGCTATAAGGAACAATGGAACGCTTTGTCGATATAATTCCGACATGacttctgtttgtttcctcttCGCTCGCAAGTTTGATCACACTGCACTGGAGCCCTTGCTTGGCCTTTCTTCACAAGTCATGAACTTTTGA